In one window of Bifidobacterium sp. WK041_4_12 DNA:
- a CDS encoding helix-turn-helix domain-containing protein translates to MGRSRGFDDGEVLGRVRTVFLERGFEGASIDDLVRATGLLRGSLYGAFGSKRGMFVAALRDATSSKSQDSDVLNLVLVALMELSNRDSEVRGLVKEYLECLLSLEAGDGDAGTASIASLLGRTLLKRGNVRLNVDGGGR, encoded by the coding sequence ATGGGCAGGAGCAGGGGTTTTGACGATGGCGAGGTCCTCGGTCGCGTCCGAACGGTGTTTCTCGAACGCGGGTTCGAGGGGGCTTCGATCGATGACCTCGTCAGGGCGACGGGGCTTCTTCGGGGCAGTCTCTATGGCGCTTTCGGCAGCAAGCGCGGCATGTTCGTCGCAGCGCTGCGCGATGCGACATCCTCGAAGTCGCAGGATTCGGACGTGCTCAATCTGGTCTTGGTGGCACTGATGGAGCTGTCGAATCGTGACTCTGAGGTTCGCGGGCTTGTCAAGGAATATCTGGAATGCCTGCTCTCTTTGGAAGCGGGCGATGGCGATGCTGGAACCGCTTCGATCGCTTCCCTGCTCGGGAGGACACTGTTGAAGCGTGGCAATGTTCGGCTGAACGTTGATGGTGGAGGAAGGTAG